The genome window ATCCAGCTTCTCTTCTCGCATAAGCTGATAAAGAGCGTCGTGCAACAAAGAACCTCGCATAAACGTTTTTGTATCGAACGTCGGGCCGCTGGGTCCGTCCCAAGCGTATCCTGCCTCTATCCGCAGCAAACCATCCGAATTCATATCCACGAAAACCTTTTCGTTTTTGCTTCCGATCCGAAGCGCTCTGTTCGTTTTGATTCCGGTTTCGTAACTATAAGATCTGACGAGTTGATATTTATAATTTTTAAGATTTCTATATACGATTTGATCCATTTTATTCCCTCCTTATATCCGATTTCTTGAATGCGTTGTGCGGATTTGCTCCGTTTTTGGCGATTTGCATCTCCTTTCTTTTTAGGAACCGAAAATCGTGGAGCTGAATCGCCATTTAAGCGACGCTTTCCTCGTCCGCTTCGATTTCAAGTTCTGTTTCGTTCGGAGCGATGTAGAGACGTTCCGCTTCTTCGTTGAATTCGATTCCGATCTTTTGCATCGCTCTTAACGGCTCCGCGAGAATTTGCTCTTTGTTCAACTCCAATTTAACCCTGAGATAAACGTTGCTCAACTTCGCAATCAGGTTGCTGAACTTTTCAAGTAAACCGTTTTCACTTAAAATCCTTTCGAAAAGTTTTGCGGTTCCTCTCGTTTTTACGGAAGGAGGGACTCTTCTGAGTTTCAAAGATCCCGTTGCGAATTTACACGTTCTATATTCGGGATCCGGAAACAGTTCTGTCTTATGATGATCCACGAAGAATTTGATTCCAGATGCGATATGTTGGATTTTTAGATCGAACGGAAACATTTGATCTTGAAGGTCTAACTGAAGTTTGGCGATCTCGTCGTCCGTTCTACTTTTGATTCGTTCTCTTTCCCGCTTGGTTTCGCCGAGTTGCTGAATTGCCTGAGCGATTTCGGCAAGATTGCGATAACGATTATCCGGTAGATCGACTAAGATTGTTTTGTTAAGCGAATTCTTAGCTTTAGGCATCGTTCCTCCTAGTTAGACGATTTCGAATTTTGTGGATTCATTTCTACGGTGATTCCGTTGGTCGAATAAGAGAGGATCGATACCGAAGGAATTTTCGGAACGGACGCTCTGGTTTTTTTCTTCTTTTGGGAGAAAGTCTTTTTGTTTGCTTTTGCCGTTGTTGTTTTCATCGCTGTTCCTGATTTTACCGTTTATGCCGCGCCTTGGTGTTCGCTTTGAATCTGCGAACGTGAGTCGTTTGCGTATAAGGAAAGAATCCTGTCCGAAATAGGAATCAATGCTTTAAAGGTTCGGATCAGACAATCCTCGCAAAGATCGGTCTGTTTCATGGCTTCTTTCTGATTGCACTGTGCGCAGGAATCGGTTTGCATATTCATAATTCTCCCATTAGGTTGTTCGTTTTTCTGAGTCGACGCGGGTCTAAGTTTCGGATTACGAAGGGTCGTCATTCTTCGAATTCCTCCTCCAAAATATATTCAAGAATTCTGATAAACTCCTGAATCTTATTCGGGTTCTTTTCGCAGATTTGTGCGATGTCGTTTTTCACAAGAAAAAGGGAAGTGACCGCCTTATCGTGCATTTCGCTGTGATCGTCCCATCTCCAATCGAAAGTGGGAAATTGTTCCTTAACGTATTCCGCGATTTGAACGATCATCTTTTCTTCGATGTCGGAAAGAACGATCGGGTCCAGGTTGTTTCTGTTTGCGATCGGATTTTTCTCAGCGATTGCCGTTGAATTTACTGATTTCATCACGCGGCTCTCCTGCTTCTTCGTTTTGAATAGGACCGAGGAATGCGGTCCATCTTGTACGGAATATTCCATTTTTTGAATGCTTCTCTGATTTCCGTATAGGAATGTTGTCCGTTTAAACTTTTAGAAAGATAATCATAGTTTACGTCCGCTTCTCTGGCGAATTTCGCAAGAGTCTTCATGCGCAGCGTAATACAGATGAAATCCTTACACTCGTCTCCGTTGATGATGATCATCGGGACCTCCTTTTTGTGATTGCGATTTCGCTTCCGTTTGCGACCCTTGGGTGGTGCGCAAAATCGAGTTCGGACGCGAGATCGACTTTGATTTCGGCGGGGTGTGTCCCGCCAAAAATGACCATACGCTAAAAATGTATAAATGTCAACCATAAAATACGATTAAAATGTATAAAGCCGACAAAAAATTTCCGGATCGTTTAAAGAGGCTCATCGAAACTTTGGGGATTTCCCAAGCTGAATTCGCGAGATCGATCGATTTAAAACCTGCGTTTATCAGCGATCTCATCAACGAACGGGCGAAAAGTTTTTCTCAAGAGTCCATTCTTCGTTTAAGAACCGTTCACAACGTAAATCCTCTTTGGCTGATTTCAGGTGAAGGTGATATGTTG of Leptospira sanjuanensis contains these proteins:
- a CDS encoding host-nuclease inhibitor Gam family protein → MPKAKNSLNKTILVDLPDNRYRNLAEIAQAIQQLGETKRERERIKSRTDDEIAKLQLDLQDQMFPFDLKIQHIASGIKFFVDHHKTELFPDPEYRTCKFATGSLKLRRVPPSVKTRGTAKLFERILSENGLLEKFSNLIAKLSNVYLRVKLELNKEQILAEPLRAMQKIGIEFNEEAERLYIAPNETELEIEADEESVA
- a CDS encoding PD-(D/E)XK nuclease family protein; its protein translation is MDQIVYRNLKNYKYQLVRSYSYETGIKTNRALRIGSKNEKVFVDMNSDGLLRIEAGYAWDGPSGPTFDTKTFMRGSLLHDALYQLMREEKLDRKEFREAADRLLERICLEDGMNSIRAAYVYRFVRWFGESSAFPKDETKEWEVAP
- a CDS encoding LIC13344 family protein — encoded protein: MKSVNSTAIAEKNPIANRNNLDPIVLSDIEEKMIVQIAEYVKEQFPTFDWRWDDHSEMHDKAVTSLFLVKNDIAQICEKNPNKIQEFIRILEYILEEEFEE
- a CDS encoding helix-turn-helix domain-containing protein: MYKADKKFPDRLKRLIETLGISQAEFARSIDLKPAFISDLINERAKSFSQESILRLRTVHNVNPLWLISGEGDMLISAAEAKSDSETDRYRTLLRKIRNRPQMEALVESLLEVPDVELEALSVVIEKFRKKK